A window of the Fulvia fulva chromosome 3, complete sequence genome harbors these coding sequences:
- a CDS encoding Folylpolyglutamate synthase yields the protein MHAGLAWLGLAPKTARPAKIFQSCTRIADFKVPLGHPVRQASPMASSSQNVSVSIQSNGDDRTYEQAMAILESRRRTNRPLTSADSAPKNRGVPSKVGMAEWLSALGHTEADVNALSIIHVAGTKGKGSTCSFIESMLRAHASRTSFPRNIGLYTSPHLIYPEERIRIGFQPLSRDLLAKYFFEVYDLLPQLATELDISKSPIERGPRYLQLWALLAFHVFIREGVDATIVETHSGGEHDATNVVSKPVVTAVTSLGMDHIDMLGPTFEDIAWHKAGIYKKGAVALSTTQAPSALDVLQQRSKQVEASLIVVDQDSRLPAKASQLNPSVQRKNASLAAAVAQAFLERTAPAGQGELTVEDVRMGVEQWSWPGRYQTVTRGQHTWFLDAAHNEMSIALAAQWFEETSLDFAGPERGVSRTVVFSHINELRDADALLEQLAAALKACSVDVQHVVFTTYADAVESASKVSESSLYFETIWRRYLPNTLVTHEPTITGAVNRVKTFAAEDRVAHTLVTGSQSLVGPVLRLLQHDHAVRSATD from the exons ATGCACGCTGGACTTGCATGGCTAGGACTCGCACCCAAAACGGCCAGACCGGCCAAAATTTTCCAGTCTTGTACGCGGATCGCTGACTTTAAAGTGCCTCTCGGCCATCCAGTCAGACAAGCTTCCCCCATGGCAAGCTCATCGCAGAATGTATCCGTGTCAATCCAGAGCAATGGCGACGACAGGACGTACGAG CAAGCAATGGCAATACTGGAGAGCCGTCGACGGACTAACAGACCCTTGACGTCTGCTGATAGTGCACCAAAGAATCGCGGCGTGCCCAGCAAGGTCGGCATGGCAGAATGGCTCAGTGCATTGGGACATACA GAAGCCGATGTGAATGCTCTCAGCATAATCCATGTGGCCGGTACAAAGGGCAAAGGAAGCACCTGTTCGTTCATCGAGTCCATGCTGAGAGCACATGCATCGCGCACCTCTTTTCCCAGGAACATTGGACTTTACACGTCGCCACACCTCATCTACCCCGAGGAACGGATCAGGATTGGTTTCCAGCCTCTGTCCCGGGATCTCCTAGCCAAATACTTCTTCGAGGTCTACGACTTACTACCGCAGCTGGCTACGGAGCTGGACATTTCCAAATCACCAATAGAGCGTGGGCCACGGTACTTGCAACTGTGGGCCTTACTTGCGTTTCATGTGTTCATACGTGAAGGCGTAGATGCCACTATAGTAGAGACCCACAGCGGAGGCGAGCACGATGCTACAAATGTGGTGTCGAAGCCTGTCGTGACAGCGGTAACCTCACTAGGCATGGATCATATTGACATGCTAGGTCCGACGTTCGAGGACATTGCATGGCACAAGGCTGGCATCTACAAAAAAGGCGCGGTCGCTCTGTCCACTACTCAAGCACCTTCAGCCCTTGATGTTCTCCAGCAGCGGTCGAAACAGGTCGAAGCATCCCTAATCGTGGTAGATCAAGATTCACGGTTACCAGCTAAAGCTTCGCAGCTCAACCCGTCTGTGCAGCGTAAGAATGCGAGCTTGGCGGCTGCGGTTGCTCAAGCGTTCCTTGAAAGAACTGCACCTGCTGGCCAAGGTGAGCTCACCGTGGAAGACGTCAGGATGGGAGTCGAGCAATGGAGCTGGCCGGGAAGATACCAAACTGTTACTCGCGGACAACATACCTGGTTCCTCGATGCGGCACACAACGAAATGAGCATCGCATTAGCTGCTCAATGGTTCGAAGAAACCAGTTTGGACTTCGCTGGACCGGAGAGAGGTGTGAGTCGTACTGTCGTCTTCAGTCACATCAATGAGCTCCGAGATGCAGATGCCTTGCTCGAACAATTAGCAGCGGCGCTCAAAGCCTGTAGCGTGGACGTGCAACATGTTGTCTTCACCACCTATGCCGACGCTGTCGAGTCCGCAAGCAAGGTATCGGAGAGCTCGCTATACTTCGAGACCATTTGGCGAAGGTATCTACCGAACACCTTAGTCACGCACGAACCGACCATCACGGGTGCGGTTAACCGTGTGAAGACATTCGCGGCAGAAGATCGTGTAGCACACACGCTGGTCACTGGAAGTCAGTCTCTGGTCGGTCCAGTCTTGCGTCTTCTGCAGCACGACCATGCGGTGCGAAGTGCTACCGATTGA
- a CDS encoding Carboxypeptidase S1 B: MLLSVHSVLLLGTIASAQFPKKPDGLTLLRSRFNDSVTISYKETHICETTPGVRSFAGYVSLPPNTTTELGINQSFPINTFFWYFEARNDPQNAPLSLWFSGGPGSSSFTAILSENGPCWVNADSKTTRLNEWSWNTDVNMLYIDQPVQPGLSFDGLHNITYDLLYDETTLLNDTSPIPAQNATFVVGTGPSGNENKTAIGSVAAAVHVWHFLQVWTREFPEYKTSDSRISLAAESYGGKHGPEFFYFVQKQNEKIAATTCSTICPLQILNLDTLLIVNGCVGDVQLPSFPQFAYNNTYGIQAVNKTTYDNMTFSYTRKDGCKDQVEQCQMLSIQYDPDLVGINDTVNDICHDAYIFCEQYVKAPYHDSGRNWYDVTALDPVSMTPPFFRGYMQNPFSGHADQVAYAFSAMGDAYRPGHLDKLAYLLDHGIKVQFMYGDRDYICNWIGNFSFARVYQAGHAVPFSQPETAYRIFSRALRGQVIATGKSSASVDGEPYASKGPSSTWQFKNDPPAQHIQAVCYTWYAPKTCTDEQLYSLGNGTVLVQDYILVDKNATQLYPDIVGGGDIRETGFMR, from the exons ATGCTGCTGTCCGTCCACTCGGTACTTCTACTCGGCACAATCGCGAGCGCACAGTTTCCGAAGAAACCAGATGGCCTTACTTTACTTCGATCTCGTTTCAACGACAGCGTAACAATCAGCTACAAAGAAACACACATCTGCGAAACGACACCAGGCGTGCGGTCCTTCGCTGGCTATGTATCCCTACCTCCTAACACGACCACCGAATTGGGCATCAACCAATCTTTTCCCATCAACACTTTCTTTTGGTACTTTGAGGCCCGCAACGATCCCCAGAATGCACCGCTATCTTTGTGGTTCTCCGGCGGTCCAGGCAGCTCATCGTTTACAGCTATCTTGTCCGAGAACGGACCATGTTGGGTGAACGCAGACTCCAAGACGACGAGGTTGAATGAATGGAGCTGGAACACCGATGTGAATATGCTGTACATCGACCAGCCCGTTCAGCCTGGCTTGAGTTTTGATGGACTGCACAACATCACGTATGATTTGCTATATGACGAGACTACTCTCTTGAACGACACATCGCCGATCCCAGCGCAAAATGCAACATTCGTGGTGGGCACTGGGCCGAGTGGGAATGAGAATAAGACAGCCATTGGAAGTGTTGCTGCAGCTGTGCACGTTTGGCACTTTCTACAAGTCTGGACCCGGGAGTTTCCAGAGTACAAGACGAGCGACAGTCGCATCAGCCTGGCGGCAGAATCATACGGCGGTAAACACGGACCAGAGTTCTTTTACTTCGTCCAAAAGCAGAATGAGAAGATCGCAGCAACCACGTGCAGCACGATATGTCCGCTGCAGATCCTCAATCTCGACACTCTGCTCATCGTCAATGGATGCGTTGGCGATGTGCAATTGCCGTCGTTTCCGCAATTTGCATACAACAATACTTACGGCATCCAGGCAGTCAACAAGACTACGTACGACAACATGACATTCAGCTACACGAGGAAGGATGGCTGCAAAGATCAGGTGGAACAGTGCCAAATGCTCTCTATCCAGTATGACCCGGACTTAGTGGGCATCAACGACACCGTCAACGACATCTGCCACGACGCTTACATCTTTTGCGAACAATACGTAAAAGCTCCTTATCATGACTCTGGACGCAATTGGTACGACGTGACTGCGTTAGATCCAGTCTCGATGACCCCGCCGTTTTTCCGGGGGTACATGCAGAATCCATTC AGCGGTCACGCCGACCAGGTTGCCTATGCGTTCAGTGCCATGGGCGACGCTTATCGGCCTGGTCATCTCGACAAGCTGGCCTACCTCTTGGATCACGGCATCAAAGTTCAATTCATGTATGGAGACAGGGACTACATTTGTAACTGGATTG GGAACTTCTCGTTCGCCCGCGTGTATCAGGCGGGCCATGCTGTACCCTTTTCGCAGCCAGAAACTGCATACCGGATCTtctctcgcgccctccgaGGTCAAGTCATAGCTACTGGCAAAAGCTCGGCCAGCGTCGATGGAGAACCATATGCAAGCAAAGGCCCGAGCAGCACCTGGCAGTTCAAGAATGATCCTCCAGCGCAGCATATCCAGGCCGTCTGCTACACATGGTACGCACCAAAGACTTGCACAGATGAGCAACTGTACAGTCTCGGTAATGGTACTGTGCTGGTTCAAGACTATATTCTGGTTGACAAGAATGCGACGCAGCTGTATCCAGACATTGTCGGAGGTGGCGATATAAGAGAAACCGGCTTCATGCGATAG
- a CDS encoding Myosin-1 → MPVTKRAGRKKDAAQAQPQAGGQPQIRKAAYETNKKKEAGVSDLTLISKISNEAINDNLKQRFENAEIYTYIGHVLVSVNPFRDLGIYTDQVLSSYQGKNRLEMPPHVFAIAESAYYNMKAYNENQCVIISGESGAGKTEAAKRIMQYIANVSGGSNSSIQEIKDMVLATNPLLESFGNAKTLRNNNSSRFGKYLEIQFNAQGEPVGANINNYLLEKSRVVGQIKDERNFHIFYQFTKAASQEHRTNFGVQQPTTYSYTAKSKCYDVPGIDDVADLKDTTDAMKVIGMTKAEQDDIFRMLAAILWIGNVSFQEDDQGNAAVRDQSVIDFVAYLLEVDNAHVNKAFTTRIIETSRGGRRGSVYDSPMNVAQATAVRDALSKAIYTNMFDWIVQRVNQALKARGAMSHSVGILDIYGFEIFEKNSFEQLCINYVNEKLQQIFIQLTLKTEQEEYAREQIQWTPIKYFDNKVVCELIEEKRPPGVFAALNDACATAHADPTAADGTFVQRLNALSGNPNFAPRQGQFVIKHYAGDVSYAVEGMTDKNKDQLLKDLLNLVGQSGNNFVHTIFPHEVDQDNRRRPPTAGDKIKASANDLVATLMKCTPSYIRTIKPNENKSPTEYNSPNVLHQIKYLGLQENVRIRRAGFAYRQTFEKFVERFYLLSPKCSYAGEYTWTGDAKSGVKQILKDTSIPAEEWQMGVSKAFIKTPETLFALETMRDRYWHNMAIRIQRAWRNYLRYRAEVATRIQRFWRKKTGGREFIELRDEGHRTLQGRKERRRYSLVGYRRFMGDYLGIDNQGGTGSLIRSNAGIGSGEKTYFSCRAELLVVKLGRSSKPESRFLVLTNRAVYIVKQALVNKQLQIVAERTIPVGAIKFVSTSTLKDDWFALGVGSPQEPDPLLNCVFKTEFFTQLKQVTRGATQIQLAETIQYNKKPGKPATIKVVKDPQVPRDDLYKSGTIHTGPGEPPNSVSKPTPKGRSVPGKAITSGKLLKKSTGGKLSQQAAQRSGRPVPQAQPLPGANARPAERVVPQPIAFQPVATPQPRAVPQPVAAIPNGHSRNESASSARVPPPPPPPPAAAAAPKDQFKALYDFQGQTNGEMSLKAGEIIVVTQKEGNGWWLARRLDSSGSGWTPAAYLEEVKQAPPLPPPTQSRPPPPGPPLSNGGITNGVVGAGKKVPPAPPTKRPAGRKPAPAPQTPRDSGYGTNGGASGGNSGAATPQGGGGGAGLAGGLAAALKARQQAMNNDKRDDDW, encoded by the exons ATG CCCGTCACAAAACGCGCTGGGCGCAAGAAGGATGCAGCGCAGGCGCAACCGCAAGCTGGCGGTCAACCACAGATCCGAAAGGCTGCCTACGAGACGAACAAGAAGAAGGAGGCCGGAGTCTCAGACTTGACGCTGATAAGCAAGATTAGCAATGAGGCCATCAACGACAACCTGAAGCAGCGATTCGAGAATGCCGAGATATACACCTACATCGGACACGTGCTGGTGTCTGTCAACCCTTTCAGAGACCTGGGTATCTATACAGATCAGGTGCTCTCGAGCTACCAGGGGAAGAACAGGCTGGAGATGCCGCCTCATGTCTTTGCGATCGCCGAGAGCGCATACTACAACATGAAGGCATATAACGAGAACCAGTGTGTCATCATTTCCGGAGAGTCCGGAGCTGGAAAGACGGAGGCAGCCAAGCGGATCATGCAGTACATTGCAAACGTTTCAGGAGGCAGCAACTCGTCGATTCAGGAGATCAAGGACATGGTGCTGGCCACGAACCCCCTCCTCGAGTCCTTTGGTAACGCAAAGACGCTGCGCAACAACAATTCTTCACGATTCGGAAAGTACCTCGAGATTCAGTTCAACGCGCAGGGCGAGCCGGTCGGAGCGAACATTAACAACTACCTACTAGAAAAGAGCAGAGTCGTTGGGCAGATCAAAGACGAGAGGAACTTCCACATCTTTTACCAGTTTACGAAAGCAGCGAGTCAAGAGCACAGGACAAATTTCGGAGTGCAGCAACCGACGACATATTCCTACACCGCAAAGAGCAAGTGTTATGATGTTCCAGGCATCGATGATGTGGCAGATCTAAAGGACACGACCGATGCCATGAAGGTCATCGGCATGACAAAGGCGGAACAGGACGATATCTTCCGGATGCTAGCTGCGATCCTGTGGATCGGTAATGTTTCGTTCCAGGAGGACGATCAAGGCAATGCAGCAGTGCGCGACCAGTCGGTGATCGATTTCGTGGCATACTTGCTGGAAGTGGATAACGCACATGTCAACAAGGCTTTCACAACGAGAATCATCGAGACGAGCAGAGGTGGGCGAAGAGGCTCGGTCTACGACTCGCCGATGAACGTTGCACAAGCGACCGCAGTCAGGGATGCCCTAAGCAAGGCCATATACACAAACATGTTCGACTGGATCGTGCAGCGCGTGAACCAGGCTTTGAAAGCTCGAGGCGCCATGTCACACAGCGTGGGAATCCTGGATATCTACGGCTTCGAGATTTTCGAGAAGAACTCTTTTGAGCAGCTTTGCATCAATTACGTGAACGAGAAGTTACAGCAGATCTTCATTCAGTTGACGTTGAAGACAGAACAAGAAGAGTATGCAAGGGAACAAATTCAGTGGACGCCGATCAAGTACTTCGACAACAAGGTGGTGTGCGAGCTTATTGAGGAGAAGAGGCCGCCGGGTGTCTTTGCAGCCTTGAACGATGCCTGCGCGACGGCGCACGCGGATCCCACAGCTGCAGACGGCACTTTCGTGCAAAGGTTGAACGCTTTGTCGGGCAACCCCAACTTCGCGCCAAGGCAAGGTCAGTTCGTCATCAAGCACTACGCCGGTGATGTGAGCTACGCCGTGGAAGGAATGACGGACAAGAACAAAGACCAGCTGCTGAAGGACTTGTTGAACCTGGTTGGACAAAGTGGGAACAACTTTGTGCACACCATATTCCCGCACGAGGTGGACCAGGACAACAGGAGAAGGCCACCAACGGCCGGTGATAAGATCAAGGCGTCTGCTAACGATCTCGTTGCTACTCTCATGAAGTGCACGCCCAGCTACATCCGAACGATTAAGCCGAACGAGAACAAGAGCCCGACCGAATACAACTCGCCAAACGTGCTGCATCAAATCAAGTACCTTGGTCTGCAAGAGAACGTTCGAATTCGAAGAGCGGGTTTCGCCTATCGACAAACGTTTGAGAAGTTCGTCGAGCGCTTCTATTTGCTTTCGCCAAAATGTAGCTACGCTGGTGAGTATACCTGGACAGGCGATGCCAAGTCTGGTGTCAAGCAGATTCTCAAGGACACCTCAATCCCTGCCGAAGAATGGCAGATGGGTGTCTCGAAGGCATTCATCAAAACGCCAGAAACGCTTTTCGCATTGGAAACGATGAGAGATCGATACTGGCACAACATGGCTATCCGAATTCAGCGAGCTTGGAGAAACTACTTGCGCTACCGTGCGGAAGTCGCAACCAGGATTCAACGCTTCTGGCGAAAGAAGACGGGCGGCAGGGAGTTCATCGAGCTTAGGGACGAAGGTCACAGAACATTGCAAGGCCGCAAAGAACGCAGGCGGTACTCCTTGGTCGGCTACAGACGTTTTATGGGTGACTACCTTGGCATCGACAACCAAGGAGGCACTGGCTCGCTCATTCGCAGTAATGCTGGAATCGGCAGTGGCGAGAAGACATACTTCTCGTGTCGAGCAGAACTTCTCGTCGTCAAGCTCGGACGATCAAGCAAGCCTGAGTCACGATTCCTGGTACTCACCAATCGAGCAGTCTACATTGTCAAGCAAGCACTCGTCAACAAGCAACTGCAGATCGTGGCCGAGCGGACGATACCTGTGGGAGCTATTAAATTCGTCAGCACGAGCACGCTCAAGGATGACTGGTTTGCGCTTGGGGTAGGAAGCCCCCAGGAACCAGATCCTCTTCTCAATTGTGTCTTCAAAACCGAGTTCTTCACTCAGCTGAAGCAGGTAACGAGAGGCGCCACACAAATCCAGCTCGCCGAAACCATACAGTACAACAAGAAGCCTGGAAAGCCAGCCACCATCAAAGTTGTCAAGGATCCACAAGTACCGAGAGACGATCTATACAAGAGTGGAACGATCCATACCGGGCCAGGTGAGCCGCCGAACTCTGTCAGCAAGCCAACACCCAAGGGCAGAAGCGTGCCAGGAAAGGCCATCACGAGCGGCAAGCTCCTCAAGAAGAGCACTGGCGGCAAGCTATCTCAACAAGCGGCGCAAAGGTCTGGCCGACCAGTGCCTCAAGCGCAGCCACTCCCTGGAGCAAATGCACGACCCGCCGAACGTGTGGTGCCTCAGCCTATTGCGTTCCAGCCAGTAGCGACACCGCAACCTCGCGCTGTCCCACAGCCTGTTGCAGCTATTCCCAATGGTCATTCGCGCAATGAGTCGGCCTCGTCAGCGCGCGTGCCACCCCCGCCACCTCCGCCGCCGGCTGCTGCTGCGGCGCCGAAGGATCAGTTCAAGGCCTTGTATGACTTCCAGGGCCAGACCAACGGTGAGATGAGTCTGAAGGCAGGTGAGATCATTGTGGTGACACAGAAGGAGGGCAACG GCTGGTGGCTCGCCCGTAGACTAGACAGCTCCGGCTCAGGCTGGACACCCGCCGCATACCTCGAAGAAGTCAAACAAGCACCCCCACTACCCCCGCCAACACAGAGCCGACCACCGCCCCCCGGCCCACCGCTGTCCAATGGCGGCATCACCAACGGCGTGGTCGGCGCAGGCAAGAAAGTCCCACCGGCGCCACCAACGAAACGGCCCGCCGGAAGGAAACCAGCGCCAGCACCACAAACACCGCGAGATAGTGGATATGGCACGAATGGAGGTGCGTCAGGGGGGAACAGCGGCGCGGCGACACCGCAAGGTGGAGGTGGTGGTGCCGGGTTGGCGGGTGGTTTGGCTGCTGCGTTGAAGGCACGGCAGCAGGCTATGAACAATGATAAGAGGGATGATGATTGGTAG
- a CDS encoding Patulin synthase gives MRTAIPTAALYAVSAAAPPRPDASTQQLVNGNDFGLPRRNATYDYVVVGGGTGGLAIAYRLAEDGTKSVAVVEAGGFYEIENGNISVVPAYNMEYNYITPDSQWDNPLVDWGFLTTPQAGGMNQQFHYGRGKMLGGCSAENAMNYNRPTVGTLQAWAEAVDDDSYSWDNFLPYFQSSIDYTAANTSLRAPNSTVPMIKGEIGSAPLQVSYPHWASPMSSWAQLAFRELGIEDTDDQISGDLIGSQYNTLTINPKDQSRSSSQSGYLDAALHSRRTNLKVYTHTLAKQIMFNPNKTATSVRVQSGALPTSYFLNARREVILSAGAFQSPQLLMVSGIGPASQLEQHNISVIADLPGVGQNMWDHVVLSVGRQVGVETYGRLMNQTAARKAEADYASPPHTGILTNDQSDYLGWEKIPASYRSNFTAATASALDETFPRDWPEVEYEISISPFGTPSFSTPEDPIDVGYIQPVLIAPLSRGNVSISSADMSDPPIINPNWLTDPVDQEVAIAAFKRGRAFFNTSAIAPILIGDELTPGQDLPEGSSDAEILSYLQQNIGFNWHASCTCKMGREHDPMAVVDSRARVMGVQRLRVVDASSFALLPPGHPQATVYALAEKLAADILAGR, from the exons ATGCGCACAGCAATACCAACAGCAGCATTGTACGCTGTTTCGGCTGCAGCACCTCCTCGACCCGATGCTTCCACACAGCAGCTAGTAAATGGAAACGACTTCGGCCTTCCACGACGCAACGCGACTTACGACTATGTCGTGGTCGGTGGTGGCACAGGAGGACTTGCGATCGCGTATCGCCTGGCTGAGGATGGCACGAAGTCGGTGGCTGTGGTGGAAGCTGGAGGATTTTACGAAATCGAGAACGGCAACATTTCAGTCGTGCCGGCTTACAACATGGAGTACAATTACATCACGCCAGATTCACAGTGGGACAATCCTCTTGTCGATTGGGGTTTCCTGACTACGCCACAGGCCGGCGGTATGAATCAGCAGTTTCACTATGGCAGAGGAAAGATGCTGGGAGGATG TTCTGCCGAGAATGCCATGAACTACAACCGACCAACTGTCGGCACCCTCCAGGCATGGGCTGAAGCAGTCGACGATGACTCGTACTCGTGGGACAACTTCCTCCCATACTTCCAATCCTCTATCGACTATACTGCCGCCAACACTTCACTCCGTGCACCAAACTCTACAGTGCCTATGATCAAAGGCGAGATTGGCTCTGCGCCACTTCAAGTCTCCTACCCACACTGGGCCTCGCCAATGTCTTCGTGGGCACAACTTGCGTTCCGTGAACTTGGCATTGAAGACACAGACGACCAGATCAGTGGTGATCTAATTGGATCTCAATACAACACCTTGACCATCAATCCGAAGGATCAATCGAGAAGCTCTTCGCAATCAGGCTATCTGGATGCAGCACTTCACAGCCGTAGAACAAACCTCAAAGTCTACACCCACACCCTGGCCAAACAGATCATGTTCAATCCCAACAAGACCGCGACCAGTGTGCGAGTCCAAAGTGGCGCATTACCGACGTCGTACTTTCTAAACGCTAGACGAGAAGTCATCCTGTCTGCCGGCGCCTTCCAATCCCCACAGCTACTCATGGTCAGTGGCATTGGCCCGGCCTCACAACTTGAGCAGCACAACATCTCGGTAATCGCCGATCTACCAGGTGTTGGGCAGAACATGTGGGACCACGTGGTCTTGAGCGTAGGACGCCAGGTAGGCGTCGAGACCTACGGACGTCTTATGAATCAGACTGCGGCAAGGAAAGCAGAAGCAGACTATGCCAGTCCACCACATACCGGCATCTTGACAAACGACCAGTCTGACTACCTTGGCTGGGAGAAGATTCCAGCTTCGTATCGATCGAACTTCACTGCCGCCACAGCCTCGGCCCTCGACGAGACCTTCCCGCGAGACTGGCCCGAAGTCGAGTACGAGATCTCCATATCACCATTCGGGACACCCTCATTCTCCACGCCCGAGGATCCAATCGATGTAGGCTACATCCAGCCTGTCCTCATCGCACCGCTATCGCGTGGCAATGTCTCGATCTCCAGCGCGGACATGTCCGACCCGCCCATCATCAACCCCAACTGGCTTACAGACCCCGTCGACCAAGAGGTCGCCATCGCAGCTTTCAAGCGAGGAAGAGCTTTCTTCAATACTTCCGCCATTGCACCCATCCTCATCGGAGACGAGCTCACGCCTGGTCAGGACTTGCCTGAGGGTAGTAGTGATGCGGAAATTCTGTCGTACCTGCAGCAGAACATCGGATTCAATTGGCACGCGAGCTGTACGTGCAAGATGGGCAGGGAGCATGATCCGATGGCGGTTGTGGACTCTCGCGCGAGGGTGATGGGGGTGCAGAGGTTGAGAGTAGTAGATGCCAGCTCGTTCGCTTTGCTGCCACCGGGACATCCGCAGGCGACGGTGTATGCATTGGCTGAGAAACTTGCTGCGGATATTCTGGCTGGTCGATGA
- a CDS encoding Peroxisomal membrane protein PAS20 → MASPPKPWERAAAGGATSSAAVPTSTTTATAAAPSSTGAPVLPARTDALNQVATRTASNYSSPYSRPGMSSAYSPPYGMGGMSGYGGMSSYSSLYSRFGGGMGGMGSMYGGGMYGGMGGYGGMGGYGGGMYGQPGMVGSDGQPQSLTQTFSNSTQATFQMIESIVGAFGGFAQMLESTYMATHSSFFAMVSVAEQFGTLKQTLGSVLGIFTIMRWIRTAIAKLTGRPPPASSKELTPANFAQFSGAPGPDGQPAFKPSRKPFIFFVVAVFGLPWLMGKLIRALAASQEAQQQQQGQLIGPDGQPQSLDPSKLDFCRVIYDYTPQTQPGQPFQEGIDLAVKKGDLVAVLSKSDPMGQPSEWWRCRARDGGVGYLPSPYLETIQRRPQQAQIAAKSAPGSEAGSRLNIMTTNSAGAQSRANSMKITDKEKAEIKKAPTLPPGKGGDVPVESFQRAAFHS, encoded by the coding sequence ATGGCATCACCGCCCAAACCGTGGGAACGAGCAGCCGCTGGAGGTGCCACATCATCCGCCGCAGTGCCGACATCGACCACCACTGCGACGGCAGCGGCGCCATCGTCAACCGGCGCTCCAGTCTTGCCAGCACGAACCGACGCCCTCAACCAAGTCGCCACACGCACAGCGTCGAACTACTCCTCTCCATACAGCAGACCCGGCATGTCGTCGGCGTACTCTCCGCCTTATGGCATGGGCGGAATGAGTGGATACGGCGGCATGTCGTCTTACAGCTCGCTCTACAGCCGGTTTGGTGGCGGCATGGGCGGCATGGGCAGCATGTATGGGGGAGGCATGTACGGCGGAATGGGAGGCTACGGAGGTATGGGAGGATACGGCGGTGGGATGTACGGGCAGCCAGGCATGGTAGGCTCAGATGGTCAACCGCAAAGTCTCACGCAAACCTTCAGCAACAGCACCCAAGCGACCTTCCAGATGATCGAGAGCATAGTAGGCGCCTTTGGGGGGTTTGCGCAAATGCTCGAGAGCACATATATGGCCACCCACTCCTCCTTCTTCGCCATGGTCAGTGTGGCCGAGCAGTTTGGCACCCTCAAGCAGACTCTCGGCTCAGTCCTCGGCATCTTCACGATAATGCGATGGATCCGGACAGCAATTGCTAAGCTCACCGGTCGGCCTCCACCAGCATCGTCGAAAGAGCTGACGCCCGCCAACTTCGCCCAATTCAGCGGCGCACCCGGCCCAGATGGTCAGCCAGCCTTCAAGCCCTCCCGCAAACCCTTCATCTTCTTTGTCGTTGCCGTCTTCGGCCTACCCTGGCTCATGGGCAAGCTCATCCGCGCCCTTGCAGCCTCGCAGGAAGCTCAGCAACAGCAGCAGGGCCAACTGATAGGTCCAGACGGCCAGCCTCAATCCCTCGATCCCAGCAAGCTCGACTTCTGCCGAGTCATCTACGACTACACACCACAAACCCAGCCTGGCCAGCCCTTCCAAGAAGGCATCGACCTGGCAGTAAAGAAAGGAGACCTCGTCGCAGTCCTCTCGAAATCAGACCCAATGGGTCAGCCCTCAGAATGGTGGCGCTGCAGAGCAAGAGACGGGGGCGTAGGATATCTCCCATCACCATATCTCGAGACAATCCAAAGGCGGCCGCAGCAGGCCCAGATCGCGGCCAAGAGTGCGCCAGGCAGCGAAGCGGGAAGCAGACTCAACATCATGACTACAAACTCCGCCGGTGCGCAAAGTCGGGCGAACAGCATGAAGATTACGGATAAAGAGAAGGCGGAGATCAAGAAGGCCCCCACACTACCTCCTGGAAAGGGTGGTGACGTGCCGGTGGAGAGCTTCCAAAGGGCGGCGTTTCATTCTTAG